A DNA window from Ranitomeya imitator isolate aRanImi1 chromosome 2, aRanImi1.pri, whole genome shotgun sequence contains the following coding sequences:
- the LOC138663487 gene encoding gastrula zinc finger protein XlCGF17.1-like isoform X1: protein MRDDEWCIEEIPTYNYPADDCTRRSEGQLTSSIFKSDDPEILQDTTEVNAISLDIPSSIHSKDLSSDPMKQVPSSDSLLTTKENQIHKRGIKKQTAPKANNSFSCSECGKCFDRKSNFVTHHRTHTGEQPFSCSECGKCFARKSHFVIHQRTHTGVKPFFCSECGKCFTQNSHLVTHERTHTREKPYSCLECGKCFRWKINLDSHQRTHTGEKPFSCSECGKCFSQKWYVVCHQRTHTGEKPFSCSECEKCFNQKSYLVSHQRTHTGH from the coding sequence cagatgactgtaccaggagatcagagggacagctgacatcttcaatttttaaatctgatgatcctgagatcctacaagatacaactgaagtgaatgccattagtctagatataccatcatccattcacagcaaagatctatcatctgatcctatgaaacaggtcccatcttctgattcattactgactactaaggaaaatcaaattcacaaaagaggcattaaaaaacaaactgctcctaaagcaaataactcattttcatgttcagaatgtgggaaatgttttgacaggaaatcaaattttgttactcaccatagaactcacacaggggagcagcctttttcctgttcagaatgtgggaaatgttttgcacgtaaatcacattttgttatccaccagagaactcacacaggagtgaagccttttttctgttcagaatgtgggaaatgttttactcagaattcacatcttgttacacatgagagaactcacacaagagagaagccatattcatgtttagaatgtgggaaatgttttagatggaaaataaatcttgatagccatcaaagaacccacaccggggagaagcccttttcctgttcagaatgtggaaaatgttttagccagaaatggtATGTTGtttgtcaccagagaactcacacaggggagaagccattttcctgctcagaatgtgagaaatgttttaaccagaaatcatatttggttagtcaccagagaactcacacagggcattag
- the LOC138663487 gene encoding gastrula zinc finger protein XlCGF17.1-like isoform X2, producing the protein MRDDEWCIEEIPTYNYPDDCTRRSEGQLTSSIFKSDDPEILQDTTEVNAISLDIPSSIHSKDLSSDPMKQVPSSDSLLTTKENQIHKRGIKKQTAPKANNSFSCSECGKCFDRKSNFVTHHRTHTGEQPFSCSECGKCFARKSHFVIHQRTHTGVKPFFCSECGKCFTQNSHLVTHERTHTREKPYSCLECGKCFRWKINLDSHQRTHTGEKPFSCSECGKCFSQKWYVVCHQRTHTGEKPFSCSECEKCFNQKSYLVSHQRTHTGH; encoded by the coding sequence atgactgtaccaggagatcagagggacagctgacatcttcaatttttaaatctgatgatcctgagatcctacaagatacaactgaagtgaatgccattagtctagatataccatcatccattcacagcaaagatctatcatctgatcctatgaaacaggtcccatcttctgattcattactgactactaaggaaaatcaaattcacaaaagaggcattaaaaaacaaactgctcctaaagcaaataactcattttcatgttcagaatgtgggaaatgttttgacaggaaatcaaattttgttactcaccatagaactcacacaggggagcagcctttttcctgttcagaatgtgggaaatgttttgcacgtaaatcacattttgttatccaccagagaactcacacaggagtgaagccttttttctgttcagaatgtgggaaatgttttactcagaattcacatcttgttacacatgagagaactcacacaagagagaagccatattcatgtttagaatgtgggaaatgttttagatggaaaataaatcttgatagccatcaaagaacccacaccggggagaagcccttttcctgttcagaatgtggaaaatgttttagccagaaatggtATGTTGtttgtcaccagagaactcacacaggggagaagccattttcctgctcagaatgtgagaaatgttttaaccagaaatcatatttggttagtcaccagagaactcacacagggcattag